A genomic window from Candidatus Bipolaricaulota bacterium includes:
- a CDS encoding HD domain-containing protein, whose product MAAHDRGHISRVRRVAVYIATEEGADVEVVAKAAELHDVARGREDHARVGAEIARRLLHGQGYPPEFIDKVTHCILSHSFSSGITPATLEAKVLSDADKLDAIGAIGIARAFLYSGETGRSLEETQRHFEEKLLRLKDSLYTNTARRLAVERDRFLREFYAQLEQELAFPDRRR is encoded by the coding sequence GTGGCCGCGCATGACCGAGGTCACATCTCCCGGGTGAGGCGTGTTGCCGTCTACATCGCCACGGAGGAGGGAGCGGACGTCGAGGTGGTGGCAAAGGCGGCCGAGCTGCACGACGTCGCGCGGGGGCGGGAAGACCACGCCCGGGTGGGGGCAGAGATCGCACGCCGGCTCTTGCACGGACAGGGCTATCCCCCGGAGTTCATCGACAAGGTCACCCATTGCATCCTCTCCCACTCCTTCTCCTCCGGCATCACGCCGGCGACCCTGGAGGCGAAGGTGCTGAGCGACGCGGACAAGCTTGACGCGATCGGAGCAATCGGGATTGCTCGGGCATTCCTGTACAGCGGCGAGACCGGCCGATCGCTGGAGGAGACCCAACGACACTTCGAGGAGAAGCTGCTGCGGCTCAAGGACTCGTTATATACGAATACCGCCCGGCGATTGGCCGTGGAGCGGGACCGGTTCCTGCGGGAGTTTTACGCTCAGCTCGAACAGGAACTCGCGTTTCCTGATCGGCGGCGCTAA
- a CDS encoding EamA family transporter has protein sequence MEFRSDTKLAHIGAVGEVFLAAAVWSSSFIGIKFVLQYTGALTLAGLRYFIAFLILLPFLLRFGKSNLPLSGGQWRRLVLMGVSQYTIGNGALFLALRTLPATTGSLVLCLSPIPVLALSSFLLKERPGRLQLLGIVTAVGGSLAFFLPGLDPADWTGLGFLGLAVLGFSLFPVLARGFARTQAVGNIVLTAIPLGIGGGLLVIIAGFTEGVPQIPLTGWGVIMGLAIVNTVIGYLLYNHALRRLTAVEAAVALNLTPLGTALIAWGTLGERLTPLQLGAVFIVIIGASLAQRRRPVETPRP, from the coding sequence ATGGAATTCAGGAGCGATACCAAGCTCGCCCACATCGGCGCGGTCGGGGAGGTGTTCCTCGCCGCCGCCGTCTGGTCCTCGTCGTTCATCGGGATAAAGTTCGTCCTCCAATACACCGGCGCCCTCACCCTCGCAGGTCTGCGCTACTTCATCGCCTTTCTCATCCTTCTACCGTTTCTTCTTAGGTTCGGAAAGTCCAACCTTCCTCTTTCCGGTGGACAATGGCGACGATTGGTTCTCATGGGAGTGTCCCAGTACACGATCGGAAACGGGGCGCTCTTTCTCGCCTTAAGGACCTTGCCCGCAACCACCGGATCGCTCGTCCTCTGTCTCTCGCCAATACCGGTCCTGGCGCTCAGTTCCTTCCTGTTGAAGGAGCGTCCGGGCCGGCTCCAGCTCCTGGGGATCGTGACAGCGGTCGGAGGGAGTCTCGCCTTCTTCCTCCCTGGGCTCGATCCCGCTGATTGGACCGGCCTCGGGTTCCTCGGGCTCGCCGTGCTCGGCTTCTCCCTCTTCCCCGTCCTGGCGCGCGGGTTCGCCCGCACCCAAGCGGTGGGGAACATCGTTCTGACCGCCATTCCCCTCGGGATCGGAGGAGGGCTCCTGGTCATCATCGCCGGATTCACCGAGGGAGTTCCCCAAATCCCATTGACCGGTTGGGGGGTGATCATGGGCCTTGCGATCGTCAACACCGTGATCGGCTATCTCCTCTACAACCACGCTCTCCGCCGGTTGACCGCGGTGGAAGCGGCCGTCGCCCTGAACCTCACCCCGCTCGGAACGGCGTTGATCGCCTGGGGGACGCTCGGTGAGCGGCTGACACCGCTTCAGTTGGGGGCGGTTTTCATCGTGATCATTGGCGCAAGCCTGGCGCAG